The Anaerotignum faecicola genomic interval AACTGGAAACTTATGAGAGAAAGAGTCCGGCGGAGGTTTCGCCGGACTTTGCGTCTGTATTTACGGAACAGCTCAAAACACTGGTCAAAAAAGATGGGCGGCAGCAGGACGAACGACAGAAGAAAAACGGGAGAGATCTATGATGAAGGGGATAAGGAAAATTGCCGGGGGCGTACTTGGCCTG includes:
- a CDS encoding flagellar biosynthetic protein FliO, coding for GDMKILDRLAVGRDSYLMIVDVQGRILLVGVSPAGITRLEELETYERKSPAEVSPDFASVFTEQLKTLVKKDGRQQDERQKKNGRDL